The Chroicocephalus ridibundus chromosome Z, bChrRid1.1, whole genome shotgun sequence sequence GCCGCTGTCAACAGGGCCCTCGACGACGGTTAGTGAGcgccgggggagccgggccgggccgggtcgggccAGGCCCCGCCGAGGGGCGTTGGGAGGGAAGGCGGAAGGGGGTTGTGGGGGGACGGGGGGttgtggggaggtggggactgGATTGTGAGGGGCTGAGGGGCGATGTgagggagccgggagccgggTAGGAACTGAGCGGTGAGCGCAAAATGGAGGCGCTACCTCAGAAGCGGGCCCCGCTGGTGCAGGCTGTtgctggggcggggaggggggtgttggtGAGTCCGTGCGCTGCGGGCCGTCCCGTGGAGCCGGCAGCGCGCGAACGAAATGCTTCGCGATGAAACGGCGTAACTTCTGCTCTGAATTGGGCTGCCTCTGTTCCCGCACAAAGGCTGTTAAGGTCTGGTCTGTAGTCTGCCGTTCGCCACTTCTGTTGTTTCACGTGCGTTCTTAAGAGAAGCCGCGTATTCCCGTGACAAATGGGGAAATGAGGCTTAAACTGAGAACCCTCCGGACTAATCTGGTACCAAAGCGTAAATCTGGAAACCGCACGCCCACAACGCCAGTATTTTAGCACTGGCTCTTGTTGCTGTCGTCAGGGAAGGAGGTATTTGTAGGTATAGATGgaagttttaattaatttcctaCCTGTTTGTTTGTACATGAAGGGAAGGCTTAAGATACTTTTCCTAAATGCGCAGCTTGATCAGGAGCTAAGGGAAAACAGGCCCGTGCTGACTGTACTAAATAGATAATAACTATATTTGCCAGTGTGCTGTGTAAAGACCACACTCAAAGATGAAAACTAAGCAGCTGGGAAAAATTAGGTATAAAAAGTAAGATAGGTTGCACGGTTTCATGTTGGAAATGCTTACCTGTAGAAGGAAGCCCTGTGTGCAAACACCAGTTCAGTTTtaagcagctgtgtgggtgcaTGTTATCACTGAACACTCAGTTGATTTTAAGGATTAATAGACCCTTTAGGTTTTACCATATAAATGCTCTCATCTGCAGCAGACCACTGCAATAGGTCTTAGGATACGCTATGACAACttcttatttttacttctctgaagGAATACCCATTACCAGTGCATCGTATTTTGCCACCATGACACTTGACCAAGTTAAGCATGTATTTCGCTCTGACACCGAAGTGCCCATACCTTTGATTGAAGAAAGACATCGGGTGCTGAATGAAAGTGGAACAGTTCTGTTAGAGAAGTTTGGAGGCTCTTTCCTCACCTGTGTTAAAATGAGTGAGAAAAGTGCTCAGAAACTGCTGCGCCTAGTACTGGAAAACTTTCCTTCTTACAGAGACGAAGCGGTGTTTGAGGTAAGCTAGTTCTAACGTTGAATTTCTTGTGGTAAGAATTTACTCCTTACTGATTGTGACTTTAAAAGATAGCGCTTAGGTTGTCTACGTAAATTTTTCTGAGAGGGTAGTCAGTTCAGAATTGATCTAATGTTAGTGAATTGTTGGGGTTTCTACTCCAGGAAATGGAAGGTGAACAGAAACGTTTCTGTGGAACTCAGTGTCTTCAAAAGTAAAATTAGAGGAAGATAAGAAGGAAAATTACCATCATTTTAGTATTTTTGTCTCAAATCAGTTAAGATATTGGTCTGTATAGTGAAGGGAAAATCAGACTTCGAAGCAGTTCATCTTAATTATGTAAATTGCTATGAGTCATACAGATAGGGAAGAAggtttctttaaataattctCTTGGACCACAGTATATTGCTTTGTTAAGCTGAGGTAAAATTGTTCAGATTTCATTTCTCTATCAGTCTAAACCTCTGAAAATAGAATCACGCAATTTATTAACAGTAAAAGAATCTTGATTTTCTTAAGTCCTTAACTAATCAGGAATGTGTTTCTAATTACAAgagtcactttttttcccccagaggagagatattttttttcttattctgtcccTGTCTTTATGACtttgttgtaatttattttgatgtACTCCAGGCTCCCAATTAGATCACGACTCCTTTGTACTCCATACAAATGCATAATATTTGAGATaatttctgcctgaaaaaaatcagaatcttttctcctttttttcttttttttttcatgagttgCTACCAACCACCCTCCCCccatctctttcttcttttacCTTGAGGATCTCTGCAGCtaatgaaggaaacaaaactcCAGTAGAATTGTGAAAATGTACAACTACTGGGAATCCACACTATAGATTGTTGTTGATTCAACAGGCGTTGCACAAATGACTACAGGCCAAAAGTAACCCATACTTCTGACAGATTGACAGTATACTGAAGATTTTTGAAGCCATTTTCCTGAAAGACACTGATGGAAAGTAAACAGAGGCTGTTTTATGTATCTCTGCTTTTGCCTATACAGGCATGATCTTTATTTAGCATCAGTGACATATGTAGCTGCTTCTGTGCTCGGTTCCATCTGCAGTAGTATTCAGCTGTTACATCATTATGTCCAAAAAGAATTTACTCCAGTGACAGTGCAGCCTGTACAAATAGTCTCTGCAGTCTTTTCAGGGTAACTCCCTGGAACACCTGTCACTGGAACTGTGAAACTACTGCATTTATCATTTAAATCTGACCTTCAGTATGCagcatggttttatttttctgtctcctgctaTGAAGTAATATATGTTTACGTGAAAAATCAGGTTCTTTCTAACTAATCTTTGAAGCTACTGGTTTAATTTATTGGGATTTTTTACATGTCAAGTAATTTTTTGACGATTATGATGatcaaaaaggaaatattttccaagtaaagTGATAAATAGAgtattttcttatctttataGTGACTGTATTCATTGACGTAATGTCTTTCATGAGATGATGCTGAGTGCTTTATAAAGCAAGCCTccctaaaagcagcagcagactaCAGAATGAAAAGATGTTCCAAAAATGATCCCAGACAGACCGTAAGCACTGACATAGTAGTAAAGCCTGTTGCGTGAATATGGaagctgtttttctgctttcactaAGCAAGATGTGTATTTTGAAGGTGGGTGAAATAATGTAGACCAAGTTTACACCCtacttgtttagaaaaaaaaatattaaaaaaatcagtgttaacACCTAATGCAAGGTGACATGGGTCACATTATCAACATCATTTCTATGGCAGCAGGTTGAGCGCTCACAAGTAAGACTTTGCCTTCAATAAAGGGTTCGGAGGGAACTCTAAAGATGGTGAGACTGCCAATAGCAAACCAGTGTTTTTCAGTAACACTCCATACTAGAAATATGTATGATTATACAATATATTCTACAGTAGAATCATACTGTCACAGACCACTACAGCTCTCCTACATTCTAACGTTCTAAGGGAACTTATAAAATCAACACAATTTTTTGTCTATATGTTTTTGCAAAGACATACACAAAATACTTTTCATAATTGCACCTAACTGAGTGTAATTATAGAATTGCTAATgtccttttccttctgaaaagtgAACTGCAAACCATACCCAAAATCCCCGAAATCTTTTTGTCCTTGGGTGGATAGTTCACGTTCAGATGCTATCCTGAATTTGGATCCTGACAGAAGTTCAAATATTAGATTGTATTGTACTTGCATATTGGGGTTTTCATGTTCTGACATAGACACGGTGGAGTCCTTTCTGAGCTTCCAGTCATTGGCGTTGTGTGTATTTATCTCCTATTTCCTGTCGCTTGGGACTGAGGTTGTAAAATTCTCATGATCTtcctatttgcctttttttactaGCTGTGCTATCACATTTTGCTCTTTGCCAACACAATActccatctttcttttaatatCAGTACGTCATAGTTACTTCTCTTGATACTGTTGCATTGTAGTGGAGAGAAGAAACAATTGTCCTTGTATGTGGTAGCTTTTCCTGGAAAGTGAGGgtgttgcagggaaaaaaaaaaaagtgtaaatatatTGCCATCTGGTAAGGTGTTCCATTTTGGGGCAAATGATACTATTTTTGAGATATAGTATCACCCACCTAACACTTCCCTTGCTTCCTGTTGAAAAGAATGGCGAGAAAACTTACTAGAAATGCTTAATAGTCTTTTTAATTTTGAGGATTTTACATAAACTTCAGAAACTCTGTAAAGCATAAAATTAACAATAATTGAAACAATGAAATTATAAATTCATCTGCTCAATCACAAGTCCCAGacagtatttgttttccaaattaaattgCAGCATGAGATTAAAAGTTCCAGTGGAATTCTCCCTTCTTCTGCTCTTGCAAAATGGTATGGTGCTGGAGACCATCAGTTCTTTACTGTCTTGGAATAATCTTAATGTTATAAAAGAGCAATGTCCTTGGTTTCCATTAGCTTTGGGGCAGTAGGAGCTATGATGGAATTTGGTCGATTAATTGTTTACTTCCTGTTGTGATGTTTCAAGTGGTGTTTAACATACAAAATTGTGTATATTCTCTAGAAGTAAGTTTGTGCATTTATGTCAAGTATAGAATGAAGCACAGGATGTTTACAGAAGTTGTTGTGTGAAATGCAGTTGgacatcttgttctcagtgttttttGGAGAATAGTGTTTAGTGACAAAAAATATGCTTTGCTCTCAGGAATAGTTGTAGCATCTTAgcaataaagtaaaattaaattagctTAAAAAATGCCATTTGTAAGTTGTAGTGATATGAAGGGTGGCAgaataaaactggaaataaattgAATTGCCACCTACTTGTATTTCAGATTAGCCATTCCAGTTAGATATTGTTGTTTAGCACACATTGTCAAAAGTCAAAAAGCTCTTCTAGCtataaagggaggaaaaaaacgtAACACACTACcaccttttgttttaaagatgtggatttacacagaatcacagaatggttcgggttggaagggaccttaaagatcatctagttccaaccccgctgctgtgggcagggacacctcccactagaccaggctgctcaaagccccatccagcctggccttgaacacttccagggatggggcatccacaacttctctgggcaacctattcccaTGCcgcaccaccctcacagtaaagaattatttcctgatatccaatatctgccttctttcagtttgaagccgttactccatgtcctgtcattacactccctgataaaagagtccctccccatctctcctgtaggccccctttaggtactggaaggccgctataatgtctccctggagcctcctcttctccaagctgaacaaccccaactctctcagcctgtcctcataggaggggtgctccagccctttgatcatctttgtggccctctgctggatccgttccaacaggtccatgtctttcttgtggtgaggctccagagctggacgcagaactccaggtggagtctcacgagagcagagccgagaggggagaatcacctctgtcaacctgctggccacggttcttttgatgcagcccaggatatggttggctttctgggctgcaagtgcgcattgcctgctcatgttgagcttcttgtccaccagcacgcCCAAGTCCCtctcagggctactctcaatccattctccacccagcctgggattgccatgacccgtgtacaggaccttgcacttggcctggttgaacttcatgaggttcatacaggcccacctctcaagcctggatggcatcctttccctccagtgtgtcaaccataccacacagcttggtgtcgttggcgaacttgccgagggtgcactcaatcctgctgtccatgtcactgacaaagatgttgaacaggactggtcccagtactgacccatGAGGAATGCCattcgtcactggtttccatgtggacactGAGCCactgactgcaactctttgagtgtggccatctagccagttccttatccaccaagtggtccacccatcaaatccatgcttttccaatttagagaccaagatgttgtgcgggacagtgtcaaacgctttgcataagtccaggtcgATGAGGTTGGTTGCtttccccttatctaccaatgctgtggcaacatcatagaaggccaccaaatttgtcaggcctGATTTACGTTCACACATTGTGTTCATCATAGAGCGAAAACCTCAACAGCATACACATTGTAGCATATCACCAGTTTTCCGTCTTGTCAGCGGTCACAAAAGCAGGATTAGCACCAGCAAAAAAGTTAATGACAAAAATAGAACCATGCATAGAACCATGTATCTAAGATCTCATATTTGTGAAAACACCAGAAAacactggatttctttttcctctatccTCTTTAACTAGTAGTTCACACGACACGACACAGGAGCATTCATTAAAGTTTTCACtagaattttatttacttaatgtTACGGATAAATTGATTAACTTAATGTTTTAATTGTCTAATCCGATACATGCCTTTTACGTTTTTCTCcttgaaataaaagctttgctgAACTCTAGGGTTTCTGAAAGAATTAATGTTTGGTGCACTCCAACTACAATGTTTGCTAAGTGCAAGCAAACTAATATTATTGTGTTCTGAGATCCAAGCAGAACCTAAACAATTTTTATTCCACCAGAGTGACTTCtactatgttttttcttttatttcaatttatttatgAGCATTCCACATGATACTTGTTTGTGGTTCAATATTGTTTAGATTTTAAGGTGTTTAAGAGTGTTGCCCCTCTATTCTGTTTTGGTTAACTAATATATTAGCTTAACCAACTTATAGTTTAATGTAACTCTTACCAGTCTATCTCTGTATTGCTGTATTTGTTGATGTTTCAGGCActtaaataatttgtaaatttctttcatcagaaaaaaaaggtgtctttCTACAAACGGGCACAAATTCTTGTGGCTGATACATGGAGTGTGTTAGAAGGCAAAGGAGACGGCTTTTTTGATGACATTTCTAGTCTGACTATATTTGCTGACTACAGAATTCCTCAAGTTCTTGTTCACTTAAAAGCAATGAAGTATTCTGAAGAACTGATGAAGAAGCTACGTGAAGGTTTGTTCGTCCCTTACTGATATCAAGTAATCTTATCTCTTGACACTGAAGACTAAAGCTACTTTTAAAATGTAGTGTTTTGTCCATGTAAGGGTTatgcgtattttttttttcttccaaggaatAAGGGCTTCTTATGTGGTAATGAGGTGACAGGAAGGAACTTATTGTCTAACAATGATCTTGAATGAGATCTTAAGGTTACGTTTTTATAAAGATCTAACTGTTCCTTGGATTAAATATTGATAAGGGAAGGATTAAAGAGACTCTAAACCAGTTAATCTCTGATTTTTCTGAAGGTCTGCTGTTGCCAAAACCACTTTTCAGCATGAGTATGGTTGTGATTTTTGAGGTTTAGATAAAAGAAGCAATGATTTCTTCATTAGTTCAAAGATGATGTAGAAGTATGGGGATTCCTCTCTATCTGCacataattcatagaatcatagaatgtgttgggttgggaaggacctttaaaggtcatctagtccaacccccctgcagtaagcaggggcatcttcaactagatcaggttgctcagagcctcatcaagcctggccttgaatgtctccagggacggggcctccaccacctctctgggcaacctgttccagtgcctcaccaccctcattgtaaagaacttcttcctaatgtctaatctaaacctgccctgctctagtttaaaaccattgcccctcgttctatcgctacaggcccttgcaaacagcccctccccagctttcctgtaggcccccttcaggtactggaaagacactataatgtctccctggagccttctcttctccaagctgaacaaccccagctctctcagcctgtcttcgcaggagaggtgctccagccctttgatcgtcttcgtggccctcctctggaccgctccaacaggtccacgtccttcttgtgctgagggctccagagctggacgcagtactccaggtggggtctcacaagagcagagtagagggggagaatcacctctctggatctgctggccacggttcttttgatgcagcccaggatgtgattggctttctgggctgcaagcacacattgttggctcatgtccagcttttcatcggccagtacccccaggtccttttacGCAGGGCtgctctatcacatcatcccccagcctgtactgataatgaggattgtcctgacccaagtgtaggatcttgcacttggccttgttgaacttcataaggtttgctcgagCCCACCTCTCTAGCGTGTCCAGGTCCCTTGCTAGTGACAAGCAAGGTAATATTATAaacatctgattaaaaaaaaaattgatttaaatgaAGTTAATTGCATAAGATTAGACTCTCGTTTTTAAGTGTGGTTCCAGTTTCCAGGACCTGCCAACTATGAACTTTagtgaataaatacataaactaaTCCCTTTTCCACTGTAAAATGGACTGTATTTAGAGCTAGGACTGCttttatgcaattttaaaattatacagcAAGATAAACAGATAAACTCAGTTGTCTGTGGATCTTAATGGAATGGCCATATGTATATATTACATACACCTATACATATCTCTACGTATTAAACAGATCATGTAGACAACTTATATTTTCCATAAGTCCCAATAAGGACATTCCCATCCAAGTCATTCAAACAAATGGGtccctttatatttttatatacatggGTTTTGGTTGCTgttagtttgggtttgtttgttgttgttgttgttgttttaaatctTAGAGTAGGGTTTTACTGGCAGAAAATACCCCATCTCAGAATTGCATTCCACTATCCTTTCTGTCTCCACAAGCAAAGAAATAGTCATCCAATGTGCAGTATAACCCAAACACCTGTCCTGTTCTTAAACTGCTCCCTTAGAATAGGGGATGTTGTTTTAATTGAATGGGAGGTAAATTTGTAAGAGCATAGCAACATCGTTAGCAGTTGTAGTGCAAGTCATGAGAACTGCAGTCCTTGAATACAATAAAcgtggagggggaagaaaaacaaagagcaaatgcAGGCCATCCTGGCGGCTGTGTCTGCTGAGCATAATTGGATTGCTGTCTCTGGTGTCCCGCAGGAAGGATTTTCCAGTCTGGGGATCGGGAGGAGGTGGAGATCCGTGGCTGTTCCATTTGGTGCTGCGCACTGATTTGTAAGGACCTGCTGGAGCTCTACCAGAAGAAGGGTCAGGACATGCGTGAGAAGATCAACGCGGTTTTACTCGACTACTACCTTTGGGACTATGCCCGGGACCACAGGGAGGAGATGAAGGACGTCCCATTTCACCGAGTGCGATGTATATATTACTAACCCCCGTCCCACCGCCGTTGcactgatgctttttctttttaatggcgATTACTCTCTTCATAACGGTGCTTTGTCATACTCTTAAATTGGAACTGGCTGAACCAAATGCTCTGATGTATTAACagcttgtcttttaaaaatattattagtattattattattatttctgggTTTTGCCCTCCGCGTCTGCCCCTCGCCGCGCCAGGGATGACCGGTGTGAGCTCTGCCGGCCGCACTCCGCTAACCCGGGCTTTCTCGCTGCCGCTTCTCCGTTGCGCCCCCCGACCATCGCCTACGTCGAATAAACGGCGCAGTGACGTAGGCGGCGCGTCTGCCTCTTCATTGGCCTGCGGGGCCTGACCCATCGCCGCCGTCAGGACGCgccgggggttgggggtgggggaaagagccctccccgccgccggggggcgCTGCGTGCAGCGGGGCGCGAGGCGGCGCCGCTCTGCCGCCGTGGCCGCCGTTGGCGCCGTTGCCTAGCGAGGGGCCGCAAACAACGGGCAGggaccggccgccgccgccccggccggctCCGCCGCGGCCTGCCCGCTTCCCGGCCGCGTCCCTCACACCGGGAGCCGCGGCGGAGCTTGGCGGCACCCCCCCTCAGTCCGGCCCCCTGGATTCCGCGGCCCCGGGCGGCTCCCGGGACCCAGACGTGACCCCGCTCCCGGCTGCTCTCAGGTTTGGAGTAAAAGGTGCACGGCGGGACACGGCGAACGTGGGAAATGGGCTGTCCCGCTCCCCAGATACCCCTGACAGTGCATTTGCTCCCGCTTTCTGGCAGCCAAGAGCACACCGTGTGTCGACGCCAGAGTATGTCTGTGGCCTGGGCACGCGCCTATTTCATATTCCCACATGCTTTTATGAAATAGTAAAAAGGATttcccacttcccccccccccccccagtggcttggtttaattatatttttttaatagaactttaAAAGAGAAGGGGGGATGTCAGCACTTTAAAGTAGTGCTTGCAAAGGGATAAAAATAACGGGCCTagataaataaaaccagaaatccATCAAAATGTTTTTTGAATCTGTAGTTAATAAGTTTATGTAGCTGTTTCTGATTGCCATGTCCTTTATGATATGAGTCTGATTTCAGTCTCATGCTTTGCGTATTTTCATTCCGCTTAGTTAATAAaaggggcttttcttttttcaacttcAGATAGTTTCTCCACTCTGGATGTCCAAGTTGTCAAACTAAATGGAATAAAATGATGTGCAAAACCTGTTCTCTTTGCAACCGCAAGACAGCAACTGTTCAAGCCTGTTTGTTTTCAACAAACTTGAATTCTGGGGGCTTGGCTGACGAGTTTTGCCAGTATGGTAATACAGCTTTCTTAAAGGCAATGTGTAGGAGTTAGCAAGCAGAAAGTTCAGCAAACTTTCCCTTGCACTGCGAAAACTCTTAGAATtagggataaaaaaagaaaaaaaaaaaaaagaaaaagttgtgtttgGGATCCAGCGGTACCTGTGAAGATTTTTGAATGCTGATGAAAGACAGCTGTAAAGAAAGGCCATTCCTTGATATTTACAGTTGTGCTACTGTACAGTGCTTATATCATAAGAGTGAATATGCAGGGAGCAGTGTAAGGAAACAAGGTTGCTAAAATGtgcaattaacaaaaaaattacatatgTGCTTAAAGATGCAGACTAAAATCAGAGGAATTCTGTATGTATGTAATTAGATAGACTTAAAACCACACGTCCTTTTTAAGCAGTACAACTGCATTCTGTGTGCTTGGCAAATTACAAATGCTTGGCACTTCTTACATGGAAGAGGGTTTTAAAACACCTGTTTGCATATACAtataactttttgaaaaaaaaggatttgtttgGCTGATTTATGTTGCATGAATGCAGGGATAGGAAAATGAGAGGATTCATTGTAAGCATGTGCTTTATCAACAGTGTTTATTAACAAGCTCTTAGGACGTTATTGCTTCATATGGCTGTGTTATGTTCAAATAGAAAATCAGGCAACTTTCAGACTCAAGGTTAAGTCTACTAGCTTGGAAATTAATAgaggcaaaattaatttattaattgatGTAACAGCTATTAATATAGCTGCTTTCATATCGGGTAGTTTTCAAGAGCTTGATGGTGCTTATGTATTCTTTAGGAAATGTCAACTTTCTACTTCAGCAGGAAGTTAGTATTTATTATATAacatggaaaactttttttcttagtTGCAGACAACTGTGAATAAGGCGAACACAGGAGTGGTAACAGATTTCTTGTTGACTACGTGAATACTGAGTGGGGAGCACAGGGATGGAATCTGGCATGGAGGAGATCCCAGTTAAAGTTGCAGTTCGAATCAGACCTCTGCTTTCCAAAGAAGTACTTCATAACCACCAAGTGTGTGTGAGATTAGTCCCAAATACACAACAAATTATCATTGGGAAAGACCGTGTCTTCACTTTTGATTTTGTATTTGGCAAAAACTCAACTCAAGAAGAAGTTTTTACTGTTTGCATTAAGCCTCTTCTAGTATCTTTGGCTGAGGGATACAATGCTACAGTGTTTGCATATGGACAGACAGGTTCTGGGAAGACTTACACCATTGGAGGTGGCCACATTGGTAGGTTGtagaaagtttggggtttttttgaattaGTGAACAGTGTATTTATgcaagttaaatatttaatatgtagCAGATGACGCTGCAGAATTTGTAAGtgctaatgaaaaaaagtatagtaaaaataaatgcttccagAGTTTATATGATAATTAAACTGttctaaaaaaaattctccaaaagTATCTAAGAGAAGAACAATTTATAAAGTGCTTTTTCCCATTCCCCATTTTAATATACAACTTAAActagaatttcttcctgaaatgcgGTGTTTTGGAGAATCTTGCTACATTTATCTTGCCTTGAAAATGTCTGCTTTAGGCAATTAATAGTTTGCTTGCttgctctttgccttttttttttttttgagagacatTTCTATGACATCATAGAAATTTATGATTTAAGTCTTACAAATGCATATAAATAGATTATTCTACATCTCTCATTAGGTATTAAAATCTTCCtgttatttagaatcatagaatcatttaggttggaaaagacccttaaggcCATCAAGTCtgaccattaacctaacactaccaagtccaccattaaaccatgtccctaagcaccacatcttcatgtctttaaaatacctccagggatattgactccaccacttccctgggcagcctgttccaatgcttgataacactttcagggaagaaatatttcctgatatgcagtctaaacctcccctgacacaacttgaggctgtttgctTTCGTCCTGTTACCTGGGAGgggagaccgacccccacctcactacaacctcctttctggtagttgtagagagcaataaggtctccccccagcctccttttctccaggctaaacggcCCgatttccctcagctgctcctcataagacttgtgctctagactgTTCACAAgttttgctgcccttctctggacatgctccagcacctcagtgtctttcttgt is a genomic window containing:
- the QNG1 gene encoding queuosine 5'-phosphate N-glycosylase/hydrolase, which codes for MEVFPSPLESAKFIAANSKDVSVDEEGARRVAESLFDKASSDEFGLAGWKSLHELNPRAAGEEAVGWVFLVDTLNFSFWSQREEEKYLVKYKGKTYSGYWSLCAAVNRALDDGIPITSASYFATMTLDQVKHVFRSDTEVPIPLIEERHRVLNESGTVLLEKFGGSFLTCVKMSEKSAQKLLRLVLENFPSYRDEAVFEKKKVSFYKRAQILVADTWSVLEGKGDGFFDDISSLTIFADYRIPQVLVHLKAMKYSEELMKKLREGRIFQSGDREEVEIRGCSIWCCALICKDLLELYQKKGQDMREKINAVLLDYYLWDYARDHREEMKDVPFHRVRCIYY